The genomic stretch TATGTGCTGTAGTGATGTTAAGAACAACGTGCCTATTGATGGCTTTCTGGACTTTTTCCATGGCCTTTTGCACGACAGGATCACTAGAGCTGAAAGCAAGTAACAgaggcataaataaatattaatttgtaggtaaaaacaaaacaaagtacaGAACAAATCAAAAACAGCTACAATACCTGGCTGCTCTAGCAGGGGGTTGATCACCCCCTGGTTCACTGCGTATGCTTTTGGCCAGACAACCCCACTCTTTCTGCATGTGCTCAACTGCACGAAGGAAGGATAAAGAAATCATTTGAACTGAATATTTCAATGACAGTATTTTGTTGAAAGTAAAGCGCTCCATGAAATATGTACCAAATGAAGCAGTGCAAGCACTAACcttgtttttgaaaagactCTGGTGAGGCGTTCGGCACAGTCTGCAGCGAATTTTGTGTTCTTTCTATTGCCAGCTAGAGACAGAGCAGAGGTGATTAGACAGAGATTCATTAGTTTTAGAGACTAATTAAAATTAACTGTATGTTCCCCTCTAACCTAATGCAACCCAGACCCGTTCAGTCTACTCATTATAGATGAAGCATTATCCTCCGGAGTACTTCATCAGGACATCTTATGCACAGTAGGTAGGTACTCCTgaataaaactacaacatctGATATGTCTCTAAAGTTGTTTTAAATTTCAGTGAATCTCATACTTTTTTCTTATAACACCACTTTTATTACAATGCAAAAGCTCTAGTCATTACTTGCAATCTAATAAGtgtgcctttttaaaaaaaaaatttcagtgATGTCAGTACTAGAGTGCAAGCCCATTTATTTGTTAAACACCAACTGGCTCCTTTTTAAATCATCTTTCCAAATATTTtcagttaaccctctgagacccgccaACGGAGacagactttactgtctttcagaggctgtagcaggtttaTTCTTAGAGCTAAAGCAGTACAGATatcatgtgaaaccagaaaaccacaggaatccgttggtaccatccatgtcatattagcttgtaaggaaggaggctacataacgctccaaagttaggctaaattttggcgacggaaaaactggcatgttgatattcaaaggagtcccttgacctctgacctcaagatatgtcaataaaaataggttttatgggtaccaacgagtctctcctttacagacatgcccactttatgataatctcatgcagtttcttgcatatagtataaatgtgttattttctcttattctaaaatggtgtgtttgaatatttctgcatactggggtccctaaacttGAAGTTACattaattgggtatcactgtgaaGTTGAGACTCTTgcggatccaatgagcccaactgtattcatgtgtgatgatgttagtccccgtagtagccatttcattgtagcgagaccattttttgaaacttgtccttgctgtataaaatgacctgtggtgacctctaggataatcacagcctcatgaaagtttacaaccacaaactaaagacctagagcattcagaggatgtgtggctttcctaggtagattgacaataagggagtttccagaacagaagtgctcgccatcgaatcgccgaaaaatgcaattcttgcagaaatctcaaaatgtcaaaagtttttggtACTGactcacagcatggctttttctatggtgttcaaTAGAAACACCATATGTGGCATTTTGAagggatttttgatcattttgatcaattcctgagtggtaaaaatggttaaatttagcaccaaatctatgtaacaaatggtatcaacccagaaaattgctgcaacaacttatgagacataatagggcatgggaatggccactatatacttccatcataatgttctagacccttatacactttcacaatttattttaattaattaattcatgttaatTTCTGCTTTATGACTAGAAAaatttgacacagtgctgagctgcatctcaaattaatcatcaggctcccagctttcagatgatgtacaacaCTTcgaatgtgacatctactgttgacctgctatctccccctatagaccccctgtacccccctaaaaaagacaaaaactggtctattgtgggtctcagatgGTTGAGTGAAAAAAGATCTCATACAGACAATATCAGAGAGATGAAAAGTAACCTACGGAGCctgcttattttttttgtttttttcgatTTACTAAcaattaaaagggactgtttgtaacttcttagacgtataaatcattgcgggtcggtgtcccatgcacgctcgcatgtggctacgctgttcagactcagactccaacaaaaactacacagaagcaccaaaacgaaaagttatatctagtgaagcccgtcttgcaaaacagtgttggccgcggttggaggacgcgggggagaccgtagctttggtctccagggccggagtctctgctgtactctgctccactgcttgcctgcttgccttcactcacacgccgcgctcgttctcgcgccttcgctccactctcacgtgcatgcgcgcacactacacactgcagaagagttagtttagctctgagaatatctagtgaatgtacagtggacgtttgtgcagaaataaatactgcagctcctccagaccaacagaggtttcccgtgccTTGTGcaagcgagaaacgttatcgtctccgaccaaaactccggtggatcagcagtgattcatggagagaccttcgtctggtcagctaacattactgccaagcaggtgaaatatagagtgatattgtggttttagctgacgtgtgtcgcctcactgttatgagtgatgctcgttcatgtttatgtagagcgagcacaagcccgagcaacaggaagctgactttcgttgatttaccggccacaggtgttgctgttaacaagcatttctgattcttacaaacagtccctttaatgtacttCTATATTATGACCCTACAACACTCACCCTCATTGAAGCCTCCATCAATTTCTCGAGCCTCTCTTGGTGTGATAAGGATGTAGGTATGCTCCTGCACAAAACTACAATAGACACATAAATAgggatttaaaacaaacaaaacccaaTGAGTAGTCTTTCCTGGTTTTAAGGTACAAGACAGCCAGACATCTCACCCTGATAGGGGTTGGGGAGGGCGGGGAGAGAGCGTCGGGTTATGGTGGCTCTCCTCCAGGACTTCCTCCGTGCAGTGGGGTTGCCGGTGGGACTTGAAGGTCCTTCCTTGTTGTCTGTCTGCATCTCTAGCATGTCTGTCTCTGACTGTCCTTCCCCAGCATCTGTCCTCTGTGTGGAGGGAGACAGGGAGCCCTGACGAGGGGATTTGTTCGGGGGAGTGGTGCTTGTGGAGGAGCATCTTTTCGATGATGTCTGTTTCACTGAGTCGACCTTTGATTGAACAAAATAGCAAAGTAGCATTGAGTGATACTAGCATGTTGTTAGTTTAGCTAGTTAGTTAACAAGTCTTACCTCATTCTGGGTGACGTTATCATCAACAGCGACACTTCCGCAACTGCAAggacattttattcatttaaaaaccAACGATTTTTTCATTAAATCGGTTGTCGGAacagtaaaatataaaatataaagataCGAACCTTTCTCGCTCAGCTTCCGAATGTTTTTCCGccattttttctttcaaatagTTCTCTTCACAGCGCGCGCCCAACAAGCCGAACCCCTTTTCTACCCCTaagcatcatgggaaatgtagtgtaCAACAAGCATTCATTCGAAGGCACCACTTGTAAATGATATTAgccgacaggaagtaaacatggaacgaagctgttgcctagcaacgcaattccgttgcagttctgttgaaatgcacaaaaacggagcgtttcagacggagggtaaatacaggcatattcaggcagacaataaagtggaaaataaagttttttgtgttttttttacattacagcatgtaaacatgttctagtagaaacacagaatacaagtattaacctgaaaatgagcatgatatgggacctttaatatatttaagACAATAATGTATTAATTGAAGACTCCAGGAAATCTAGAGAGGTGGCCTCGATGGTGGAGAAATCCAATCATCTAGTTCTGAAGCCCCCTGGATCAAGTTAAGAGCAGGCGTTGACCTACTAGGTCAAAGGGTCAACCCTGGCCTGATCCTCTTTGTATATATTGGTTGGATTTATGAGATCTAGCTGAAGAGTTCTGGTGCTTTGGCTTCTTGAGTTTATAAGACCTTGTGCTCCACAGCTTTGACCTCCTTTATAGCATTTCACAATCACTggctatttgtttttttgcaatataGACATGTTATTTGCTTTGAGTGTAGTCCAGTCATGATTACTAGCTAAAaatctcccttctctcccttaTCCATCCGTAGCTATCCAACACTTACCAAAGTTTTTCAGGGAACCACACACCTATGTTACACCATTTTCTTGAGTTTTTCATTATTTCAGTTCCCCTGATCTCTTAGTTATGACATCCTAATCTGTACATCCATTACGGGTATTTCCTGACCCCTGAATGTGATGTTTACATAGATGAACAAACACATAGATAAATAATGATATACTAGTTCTAGTAAAACTTCATGGCTGTTCCATTTTAACAAAGCATCTTTAATTTTTAACAGTCACTTTGAGCATTTATTCCAGCTCACTTTATCCTGCTGAAATGTGTTCataagcaccataaattacTATGGTAACTATGTAAGTGTACCCACGTGAAAACAAATTGGGTGCAATATCCACAAACAAATCAAGTATAGTAAAAATATTATCAGATTATTTTCAAATTaaggaaaaagaaaactgtTTCAGATTTCTTCATGTTGTTAAAAATAGGCTCATTGACTTTAATACACATTTACCATAAACCTCCCCactatttttccatttttaactATAAAACTACTTTTTCAAAGCCTTTTGACTGTATATTCTTGACtttatgtatattttgttttgctctttgtAAATTTAAGGATGTGTTTGACAAATCATTAGTCCAGTGATACAATTTGTGGGATTATATCACTGAGAGGACACCGGAATTCTTCACATTTGGGATTTAAAGGCCCTTTTTAACAGCAACATAGTTCTTGAATGATTGGTACAGTACTTGATTTACAATGCAATGGGTTGGATTtccatttaattatttttaggAAAAGCAATTTGTTTAAAATGCTCTAGTTTTTTTCATCAAACAAAATGTTTATGTAAGTTCATATCAAAGATAAACAGTTATCTATGGCTGATCTCTGAGACCAGCATGTTTAGTAATAGTGGTAATTAAACTCAAAGTTCACAATCTTCCAAAAGCTTTTCTTCAATCAGCTGATgcttaatgaaataaaatgtttaattagaAATGTCTTTCTTTGTGCAGTTATTCTCACACCCTGATCACTCTTTACTTACCTGCTTATGGGAACAGGATAGTTCATGACCAGCTGGACATGCTCATCCTTTCCATGTGCAGACAAAACACTTGGCAGACTCCTTTATTTGTATCTGTAAGTCTTTATAAGTCTGttagagatgttttttttcactttttacaaaatCAAGGAGAGGaatcaaaaaaatgaaaaacactttTGCAATTCTCTCGGAGAACGCCCTTTTCTGTGTTCCTGTATGTTTCACGCTGGCTGGCACACAGTCTCGCACTCCACTCAATACTGCTGTCTTCATGGCCTTGTGTGGCAGCCGGGAGGGACagatgaagaaagagagagagagaaatgt from Sebastes fasciatus isolate fSebFas1 chromosome 13, fSebFas1.pri, whole genome shotgun sequence encodes the following:
- the dsn1 gene encoding kinetochore-associated protein DSN1 homolog — encoded protein: MAEKHSEAERESCGSVAVDDNVTQNEVDSVKQTSSKRCSSTSTTPPNKSPRQGSLSPSTQRTDAGEGQSETDMLEMQTDNKEGPSSPTGNPTARRKSWRRATITRRSLPALPNPYQVLCRSIPTSLSHQERLEKLMEASMRLAIERTQNSLQTVPNASPESFQKQVEHMQKEWGCLAKSIRSEPGGDQPPARAASSSDPVVQKAMEKVQKAINRLQAESESWEALLNKHRSKAEELKRNVEQGQERGVSLDSTSVAQSSQYHFIQSKPDYHGLLSRQQPMLHTMAMIMDTQSKMVRELLSIKEQSQLLVKETSGRLAAEAGFQDLSPDFIRNFMAAPLSSSTT